A stretch of the Aphis gossypii isolate Hap1 chromosome 2, ASM2018417v2, whole genome shotgun sequence genome encodes the following:
- the LOC114119819 gene encoding serine/threonine-protein kinase RIO2 has translation MGKLNVTMLRYLTREDFRVLTAIEMGMKNHELVPASLAASIANLHHGGVHKILKELCKHRLLSYERGKHYDGYRLTNTGYDYLALKTLTSRQLISSFGNQIGVGKESNIYVVADPEDKPICLKLHRLGRTCFRNLKEKRDYHAHRHKAGWLYLSRISATKEYAYMEALSKRDFPVPKPIDVNRHCVLMELVNGHPLCRLYEVDNVENLYDDLMNLIVRFAQHGVIHGDFNEFNIMINDEEKPIVIDFPQMVSVTHVNAKMYFDRDVKCIREFFKKRFNYESHLYPTFEDIIREEFLDVEVSASGFTKNMDQFLLHELGMVDSVEEESGEESDFYENEKDEVEHLAERVAELMKEESSIVLGNSTIPLAQEKLDNVKSDSEEYVSLSEDDDCESVASSKVCYSDIHSVRSMSTATTIPPEVIRDRVKKALAKRERAAVRHRNLAKGEASAVNRQRRENKDTIKDSFGIWG, from the exons atgggGAAGTTAAACGTAACTATGCTGCGTTACTTGACTCGTGAAGACTTTAGAGTTTTAACTGCT atTGAAATGGGAATGAAAAACCACGAACTAGTTCCAGCCTCATTGGCTGCTTCAATTGCAAATCTACATCATGGTGGTGTTCACAAAATCTTAAAGGAACTTTGTAAACATAGACTGTTGTCATATGAAAGAGGAAAACATT atGATGGTTATAGGTTAACTAATACTGGTTATGACTATTTGGCACTGAAAACACTTACTTCTCGTCAACTTATTTCATCATTTGGTAATCAGATTGGTGTTGGTAaagaatcaaatatttatgttgttgCTGATCCTGAAGATAAaccaatatgtttaaaattacatag ATTGGGGAGAACATGTTTtcgtaatttaaaagaaaaacgagATTATCATGCACATCGTCACAAGGCTGGCTGGCTGTATTTATCAAGAATTTCAGCTACAAAAGAGTATGCTTATATGGAAGCATTATCTAAAAGAGATTTTCCTGTTCCAAAACCAATTGATGTTAATCGACATTGTGTGCTTATGGAATTAGTAAATGGACACCCTTT atGTCGTCTTTATGAAGTTGATAATGTGGAAAATTTGTACGATGATCTCATGAATTTAATTGTTCGTTTTGCTCAACACGGAGTTATACATGGCGAtttcaatgaatttaatataatgattaatgatgaGGAAAAACCAATCGTAATTGATTTCCCACAAATGGTGTCAGTTACTCATGTTAATGCTAAAAT gTATTTTGATAGAGATGTTAAATGCATTAgagaatttttcaaaaagcgATTTAACTATGAGAGCCATTTATATCCAACGTTTGaagatattat CCGTGAAGAATTTTTAGATGTTGAAGTATCTGCTAgtggttttacaaaaaatatggatcaatttttattgcatGAACTGGGTATGGTCGATAGTGTCGAAGAAGAATCGGGAGAAGAAAgtgatttttatgaaaatgaaaaagatGAAGTGGAACATTTAGCAGAACGAGTAGCTGAACTAATGAAAGAAGAATCTTCAATAGTTCTTGGTAATTCTACTATCCCACTAGCTCAAGAAAAGCTAGATAATGTAAAATCAGATTCTGAAGAATATGTATCATTGAGTGAAGATGATGATTGTGAAAGTGTTGCATCATCAAAAGTATGTTATTCAGATATACATAGTGTTAGAAGTATGTCAACAGCTACAACTATACCACCAGAAGTAATTAGGGACAGAGTGAAAAAAGCATTAGCAAAAAGAGAAAGAGCAGCTGTAAGACATAGAAATCTTGCTAAAGGTGAAGCTAGTGCTGTAAATCGTCAAAGGAGAGAAAACAAAGATACAATAAAAGATAGTTTTGGAATATGGGGttag